Proteins encoded in a region of the Anopheles aquasalis chromosome 2, idAnoAquaMG_Q_19, whole genome shotgun sequence genome:
- the LOC126571961 gene encoding uncharacterized protein LOC126571961 isoform X1 produces MGSSFCSTLLLVLICVIVQSQILDSNFNIKENEPADLILSNQPQSLDDCHFRYYEFGKSWAIKPAYGIPAYLREFAHMAAIGWLQTDNTTMWNCGGSLIWENFVLTAAHCTVDSSDLPPDVIRLGDIDLFNDSDDHYAQQIRIIEIIRHPQHRFSARYHDLALLRLEQKVVLHDTVAPACLWNGDDIRFKTLEATGWGDTGFAQSRTPTLLKVLLRPVDRDECNDHYQNIRGFRAGLHDFQMCAGHDLMDTCPGDSGGPLQVKLLHNTRVTPFVVAVTSFGSACGLSVPGVYVRVAPYIPWIKSILKAKGEDDSDWFLEPQACARKYVDLREYEPRVVLSKDNMQENLDLSKAHLHRGSSQQLVGIHWNSQPTNSSSECYGVIIDETTVLTLARCTMVNGSEPTHVTSAGNKTNIITNSHKHPAYVESSFRNDIGVLKVKEPFEFNDDFTPACVWTKESFLEPAMEVSGRGLRELNELYTESAPEINRTSMLNTVDVLGIVNEQNETNCSLPTQYADRLPNGLTQEHVCFGAEPFLVPGTCNQAFGGPLQREMFRYGRSLMYVNALNLFGRDCGFGESAVAVRLAHHRRWLESVLYPSKKPEIPDDSDQVIFLNEALEEGDNCTAPNYVPGVCVNVRFCPKVVLDFKSRREMHFWNTGSLVCCPHRYIREEKNDDAEEIDACERHEDTNIDEEEGSEDYRSASLSHVVSIVWQYGNEERICSGTIIANRTVLTAASCVDASALPDYIQADHPSLEMQLRMIPAEIVIHPEFDNSTKTHNLAVIRTIDIIADNDFRTSRACLWRNVTHTPFMMEQLVIADINLDTMQAHLKYNTDCRRALGRVLAPSELCLQIVNLRKLNISLDDGMPAFWLNRNRRYLVGIVSRRSSFSDQSIVLYTRISSYVDWIKAVL; encoded by the exons ATGGGATCGTCATTTTGCTCCACGCTTTTGCTTGTGCTAATCTGTGTGATTG TCCAAAGCCAAATATTGGATTCGAACTTCAACATCAAGGAAAATGAACCTGCAGACTTAATTTTGTCAAATCAGCCTCAGTCTCTAGACG ACTGTCATTTCAGGTACTATGAGTTTGGCAAATCATGGGCCATTAAGCCAGCGTACGGTATTCCCGCTTACTTGCGCGAGTTTGCACACATGGCAGCCATTGGGTGGTTGCAAACGGATAACACAACAATGTGGAATTGCGGAGGATCATTGATCTGGGAGAATTTTGTCTTAACGGCGGCACACTGCACAGTGGATAGCAG CGACCTCCCACCGGATGTGATCAGACTAGGCGACATAGATCTGTTTAATGATTCAGATGACCACTACGCACAGCAGATAAGAATAATAGAGATTATTCGGCATCCGCAGCATCGCTTCAGTGCTCGTTATCATGATTTAGCTTTGTTGCGACTTGAACAAAAAGTTGT ACTACATGACACGGTAGCACCAGCATGTCTGTGGAACGGTGATGACATTCGCTTCAAAACGCTGGAAGCAACCGGTTGGGGAGATACCGGATTTG CTCAGTCAAGAACACCGACACTGTTGAAGGTGCTGCTTAGACCGGTTGATCGAGACGAATGCAATGATCACTATCAAAATATTAGAGGATTCCGTGCCGGGTTGCATGATTTTCAAATGTGTGCAGGGCATGATCTCATGGATACCTGCCCG GGTGACTCCGGAGGCCCTTTGCAGGTGAAGCTACTTCACAATACTCGTGTCACACCGTTTGTCGTAGCTGTGACGTCATTCGGTAGTGCATGTGGCCTTTCAGTACCTGGTGTGTATGTTCGAGTTGCCCCCTATATTCCGTGGATAAAATCAATACTGAAGGCAAAAGGTGAAGATGATTCTG ATTGGTTTCTGGAGCCTCAGGCATGTGCGCGGAAGTATGTGGATCTACGTGAATACGAACCAAGAGTAGTGCTGTCGAAGGATAATATGCAGGAGAACCTTGACCTGAGTAAAGCGCATTTGCATAGGGGTTCATCGCAGCAGTTAGTCGGGATTCATTGGAACAGTCAGCCGACGAATAGCTCAAGCGAATGCTATGGTGTCATCATTGATGAGACTACTGTCCTGACTCTTGCTCGCTGTACTATGGTCAATGG ATCAGAACCAACGCACGTCACATCTGCAGGgaacaaaaccaacatcatcaccaataGCCATAAACATCCCGCGTATGTAGAGAGCTCATTTCGGAATGATATCGGTGTGCTGAAGGTGAAGGAACCCTTCGAGTTTAATGACGACTTTACACCTGCTTGTGTCTGGACCAAAGAGAGCTTCCTTGAACCAGCAATGGAGGTCTCGGGTAGAGGTCTTCGGGAACTCAATGAATTGTATACAGAATCAGCACCCGAGATTAACCGTACCT CTATGCTGAATACAGTGGATGTGCTGGGTATAGTCAATGAGCAGAACGAAACCAACTGTTCATTGCCCACACAGTACGCAGACCGGTTGCCAAATGGACTGACACAGGAACATGTTTGCTTCGGAGCAGAACCGTTCCTCGTACCCGGAACGTGCAACCAGGCATTTGGAGGGCCTTTGCAGAGAGAGATGTTTCGCTATGGGCGAAGCTTGATGTATGTGAACGCCCTGAACCTGTTTGGTAGAGACTGTGGATTCGGTGAGTCAGCCGTAGCCGTCCGTCTGGCGCATCATAGACGATGGCTAGAATCAGTTCTTTATCCTTCGAAAAAACCAGAAATACCAGATGACTCGGACCAGGTTATATTTCTGAACGAAGCACTGGAGGAAGGAGATAACTGTACAGCACCGAACTATGTCCCCGGTGTTTGTGTAAACGTACGTTTCTGTCCGAAAGTGGTGCTAGACTTTAAGAGTCGCCGTGAAATGCATTTCTGGAATACGGGGTCGCTGGTATGCTGCCCGCATCGATACATacgcgaagaaaaaaatgatgatgccgaGGAGATAGACGCTTGTGAACGTCATGAAGATACAAAcatcgatgaagaagaaggaagcgaagacTACAGAAGTGCATCGTTATCGCATGTG GTTTCAATCGTTTGGCAATATGGTAATGAGGAACGCATCTGCAGTGGAACAATCATCGCAAATCGAACGGTGCTAACAGCTGCGAGCTGCGTAGATGCTTCTGCTCTTCCAGACTATATTCAAGCTGACCATCCTTCTCTAGAGATGCAGTTGCGGATGATCCCGGCAGAAATTGTAATACACCCGGAATTTGATAACTCAACAAAGACTCATAATCTGGCGGTGATAAGAACAATAGACATAATTGCTGATAATGATTTTAGGACGTCTCGTGCTTGCTTATGGAGAAACGTAACGCACACACCATTCATGATGGAACAACTCGTTATAG CTGACATTAATCTGGACACGATGCAGGCCCATCTGAAGTACAACACCGACTGTCGGCGTGCTCTGGGACGTGTTCTGGCACCCTCCGAGTTATGCTTGCAGATAGTGAATTTGCGCAAATTAAACATATCGCTTGACGATGGAATGCCAGCATTCTGGTTGAATCGTAATAGAAGATATCTGGTTGGAATAGTTAGTCGCCGGTCGTCTTTCTCTGATCAATCCATCGTTCTGTACACTCGAATCTCATCCTATGTCGATTGGATTAAAGCGGTACTTTAA
- the LOC126571961 gene encoding uncharacterized protein LOC126571961 isoform X2: MGSSFCSTLLLVLICVIVQSQILDSNFNIKENEPADLILSNQPQSLDDCHFRYYEFGKSWAIKPAYGIPAYLREFAHMAAIGWLQTDNTTMWNCGGSLIWENFVLTAAHCTVDSSDLPPDVIRLGDIDLFNDSDDHYAQQIRIIEIIRHPQHRFSARYHDLALLRLEQKVVLHDTVAPACLWNGDDIRFKTLEATGWGDTGFAQSRTPTLLKVLLRPVDRDECNDHYQNIRGFRAGLHDFQMCAGHDLMDTCPGDSGGPLQVKLLHNTRVTPFVVAVTSFGSACGLSVPGVYVRVAPYIPWIKSILKAKGEDDSDWFLEPQACARKYVDLREYEPRVVLSKDNMQENLDLSKAHLHRGSSQQLVGIHWNSQPTNSSSECYGVIIDETTVLTLARCTMVNGSEPTHVTSAGNKTNIITNSHKHPAYVESSFRNDIGVLKVKEPFEFNDDFTPACVWTKESFLEPAMEVSGRGLRELNELYTESAPEINRTSMLNTVDVLGIVNEQNETNCSLPTQYADRLPNGLTQEHVCFGAEPFLVPGTCNQAFGGPLQREMFRYGRSLMYVNALNLFGRDCGFEIPDDSDQVIFLNEALEEGDNCTAPNYVPGVCVNVRFCPKVVLDFKSRREMHFWNTGSLVCCPHRYIREEKNDDAEEIDACERHEDTNIDEEEGSEDYRSASLSHVVSIVWQYGNEERICSGTIIANRTVLTAASCVDASALPDYIQADHPSLEMQLRMIPAEIVIHPEFDNSTKTHNLAVIRTIDIIADNDFRTSRACLWRNVTHTPFMMEQLVIADINLDTMQAHLKYNTDCRRALGRVLAPSELCLQIVNLRKLNISLDDGMPAFWLNRNRRYLVGIVSRRSSFSDQSIVLYTRISSYVDWIKAVL; this comes from the exons ATGGGATCGTCATTTTGCTCCACGCTTTTGCTTGTGCTAATCTGTGTGATTG TCCAAAGCCAAATATTGGATTCGAACTTCAACATCAAGGAAAATGAACCTGCAGACTTAATTTTGTCAAATCAGCCTCAGTCTCTAGACG ACTGTCATTTCAGGTACTATGAGTTTGGCAAATCATGGGCCATTAAGCCAGCGTACGGTATTCCCGCTTACTTGCGCGAGTTTGCACACATGGCAGCCATTGGGTGGTTGCAAACGGATAACACAACAATGTGGAATTGCGGAGGATCATTGATCTGGGAGAATTTTGTCTTAACGGCGGCACACTGCACAGTGGATAGCAG CGACCTCCCACCGGATGTGATCAGACTAGGCGACATAGATCTGTTTAATGATTCAGATGACCACTACGCACAGCAGATAAGAATAATAGAGATTATTCGGCATCCGCAGCATCGCTTCAGTGCTCGTTATCATGATTTAGCTTTGTTGCGACTTGAACAAAAAGTTGT ACTACATGACACGGTAGCACCAGCATGTCTGTGGAACGGTGATGACATTCGCTTCAAAACGCTGGAAGCAACCGGTTGGGGAGATACCGGATTTG CTCAGTCAAGAACACCGACACTGTTGAAGGTGCTGCTTAGACCGGTTGATCGAGACGAATGCAATGATCACTATCAAAATATTAGAGGATTCCGTGCCGGGTTGCATGATTTTCAAATGTGTGCAGGGCATGATCTCATGGATACCTGCCCG GGTGACTCCGGAGGCCCTTTGCAGGTGAAGCTACTTCACAATACTCGTGTCACACCGTTTGTCGTAGCTGTGACGTCATTCGGTAGTGCATGTGGCCTTTCAGTACCTGGTGTGTATGTTCGAGTTGCCCCCTATATTCCGTGGATAAAATCAATACTGAAGGCAAAAGGTGAAGATGATTCTG ATTGGTTTCTGGAGCCTCAGGCATGTGCGCGGAAGTATGTGGATCTACGTGAATACGAACCAAGAGTAGTGCTGTCGAAGGATAATATGCAGGAGAACCTTGACCTGAGTAAAGCGCATTTGCATAGGGGTTCATCGCAGCAGTTAGTCGGGATTCATTGGAACAGTCAGCCGACGAATAGCTCAAGCGAATGCTATGGTGTCATCATTGATGAGACTACTGTCCTGACTCTTGCTCGCTGTACTATGGTCAATGG ATCAGAACCAACGCACGTCACATCTGCAGGgaacaaaaccaacatcatcaccaataGCCATAAACATCCCGCGTATGTAGAGAGCTCATTTCGGAATGATATCGGTGTGCTGAAGGTGAAGGAACCCTTCGAGTTTAATGACGACTTTACACCTGCTTGTGTCTGGACCAAAGAGAGCTTCCTTGAACCAGCAATGGAGGTCTCGGGTAGAGGTCTTCGGGAACTCAATGAATTGTATACAGAATCAGCACCCGAGATTAACCGTACCT CTATGCTGAATACAGTGGATGTGCTGGGTATAGTCAATGAGCAGAACGAAACCAACTGTTCATTGCCCACACAGTACGCAGACCGGTTGCCAAATGGACTGACACAGGAACATGTTTGCTTCGGAGCAGAACCGTTCCTCGTACCCGGAACGTGCAACCAGGCATTTGGAGGGCCTTTGCAGAGAGAGATGTTTCGCTATGGGCGAAGCTTGATGTATGTGAACGCCCTGAACCTGTTTGGTAGAGACTGTGGATTCG AAATACCAGATGACTCGGACCAGGTTATATTTCTGAACGAAGCACTGGAGGAAGGAGATAACTGTACAGCACCGAACTATGTCCCCGGTGTTTGTGTAAACGTACGTTTCTGTCCGAAAGTGGTGCTAGACTTTAAGAGTCGCCGTGAAATGCATTTCTGGAATACGGGGTCGCTGGTATGCTGCCCGCATCGATACATacgcgaagaaaaaaatgatgatgccgaGGAGATAGACGCTTGTGAACGTCATGAAGATACAAAcatcgatgaagaagaaggaagcgaagacTACAGAAGTGCATCGTTATCGCATGTG GTTTCAATCGTTTGGCAATATGGTAATGAGGAACGCATCTGCAGTGGAACAATCATCGCAAATCGAACGGTGCTAACAGCTGCGAGCTGCGTAGATGCTTCTGCTCTTCCAGACTATATTCAAGCTGACCATCCTTCTCTAGAGATGCAGTTGCGGATGATCCCGGCAGAAATTGTAATACACCCGGAATTTGATAACTCAACAAAGACTCATAATCTGGCGGTGATAAGAACAATAGACATAATTGCTGATAATGATTTTAGGACGTCTCGTGCTTGCTTATGGAGAAACGTAACGCACACACCATTCATGATGGAACAACTCGTTATAG CTGACATTAATCTGGACACGATGCAGGCCCATCTGAAGTACAACACCGACTGTCGGCGTGCTCTGGGACGTGTTCTGGCACCCTCCGAGTTATGCTTGCAGATAGTGAATTTGCGCAAATTAAACATATCGCTTGACGATGGAATGCCAGCATTCTGGTTGAATCGTAATAGAAGATATCTGGTTGGAATAGTTAGTCGCCGGTCGTCTTTCTCTGATCAATCCATCGTTCTGTACACTCGAATCTCATCCTATGTCGATTGGATTAAAGCGGTACTTTAA
- the LOC126571961 gene encoding uncharacterized protein LOC126571961 isoform X3 — MGSSFCSTLLLVLICVIVQSQILDSNFNIKENEPADLILSNQPQSLDDCHFRYYEFGKSWAIKPAYGIPAYLREFAHMAAIGWLQTDNTTMWNCGGSLIWENFVLTAAHCTVDSSDLPPDVIRLGDIDLFNDSDDHYAQQIRIIEIIRHPQHRFSARYHDLALLRLEQKVVLHDTVAPACLWNGDDIRFKTLEATGWGDTGFAQSRTPTLLKVLLRPVDRDECNDHYQNIRGFRAGLHDFQMCAGHDLMDTCPGDSGGPLQVKLLHNTRVTPFVVAVTSFGSACGLSVPGVYVRVAPYIPWIKSILKAKGEDDSDWFLEPQACARKYVDLREYEPRVVLSKDNMQENLDLSKAHLHRGSSQQLVGIHWNSQPTNSSSECYGVIIDETTVLTLARCTMVNGSEPTHVTSAGNKTNIITNSHKHPAYVESSFRNDIGVLKVKEPFEFNDDFTPACVWTKESFLEPAMEVSGRGLRELNELYTESAPEINRTSMLNTVDVLGIVNEQNETNCSLPTQYADRLPNGLTQEHVCFGAEPFLVPGTCNQAFGGPLQREMFRYGRSLMYVNALNLFGRDCGFGESAVAVRLAHHRRWLESVLYPSKKPEIPDDSDQVIFLNEALEEGDNCTAPNYVPGVCVNVRFCPKVVLDFKSRREMHFWNTGSLVCCPHRYIREEKNDDAEEIDACERHEDTNIDEEEGSEDYRSASLSHVVSIVWQYGNEERICSGTIIANRTVLTAASCVDASALPDYIQADHPSLEMQLRMIPAEIDVSCLLMEKRNAHTIHDGTTRYS, encoded by the exons ATGGGATCGTCATTTTGCTCCACGCTTTTGCTTGTGCTAATCTGTGTGATTG TCCAAAGCCAAATATTGGATTCGAACTTCAACATCAAGGAAAATGAACCTGCAGACTTAATTTTGTCAAATCAGCCTCAGTCTCTAGACG ACTGTCATTTCAGGTACTATGAGTTTGGCAAATCATGGGCCATTAAGCCAGCGTACGGTATTCCCGCTTACTTGCGCGAGTTTGCACACATGGCAGCCATTGGGTGGTTGCAAACGGATAACACAACAATGTGGAATTGCGGAGGATCATTGATCTGGGAGAATTTTGTCTTAACGGCGGCACACTGCACAGTGGATAGCAG CGACCTCCCACCGGATGTGATCAGACTAGGCGACATAGATCTGTTTAATGATTCAGATGACCACTACGCACAGCAGATAAGAATAATAGAGATTATTCGGCATCCGCAGCATCGCTTCAGTGCTCGTTATCATGATTTAGCTTTGTTGCGACTTGAACAAAAAGTTGT ACTACATGACACGGTAGCACCAGCATGTCTGTGGAACGGTGATGACATTCGCTTCAAAACGCTGGAAGCAACCGGTTGGGGAGATACCGGATTTG CTCAGTCAAGAACACCGACACTGTTGAAGGTGCTGCTTAGACCGGTTGATCGAGACGAATGCAATGATCACTATCAAAATATTAGAGGATTCCGTGCCGGGTTGCATGATTTTCAAATGTGTGCAGGGCATGATCTCATGGATACCTGCCCG GGTGACTCCGGAGGCCCTTTGCAGGTGAAGCTACTTCACAATACTCGTGTCACACCGTTTGTCGTAGCTGTGACGTCATTCGGTAGTGCATGTGGCCTTTCAGTACCTGGTGTGTATGTTCGAGTTGCCCCCTATATTCCGTGGATAAAATCAATACTGAAGGCAAAAGGTGAAGATGATTCTG ATTGGTTTCTGGAGCCTCAGGCATGTGCGCGGAAGTATGTGGATCTACGTGAATACGAACCAAGAGTAGTGCTGTCGAAGGATAATATGCAGGAGAACCTTGACCTGAGTAAAGCGCATTTGCATAGGGGTTCATCGCAGCAGTTAGTCGGGATTCATTGGAACAGTCAGCCGACGAATAGCTCAAGCGAATGCTATGGTGTCATCATTGATGAGACTACTGTCCTGACTCTTGCTCGCTGTACTATGGTCAATGG ATCAGAACCAACGCACGTCACATCTGCAGGgaacaaaaccaacatcatcaccaataGCCATAAACATCCCGCGTATGTAGAGAGCTCATTTCGGAATGATATCGGTGTGCTGAAGGTGAAGGAACCCTTCGAGTTTAATGACGACTTTACACCTGCTTGTGTCTGGACCAAAGAGAGCTTCCTTGAACCAGCAATGGAGGTCTCGGGTAGAGGTCTTCGGGAACTCAATGAATTGTATACAGAATCAGCACCCGAGATTAACCGTACCT CTATGCTGAATACAGTGGATGTGCTGGGTATAGTCAATGAGCAGAACGAAACCAACTGTTCATTGCCCACACAGTACGCAGACCGGTTGCCAAATGGACTGACACAGGAACATGTTTGCTTCGGAGCAGAACCGTTCCTCGTACCCGGAACGTGCAACCAGGCATTTGGAGGGCCTTTGCAGAGAGAGATGTTTCGCTATGGGCGAAGCTTGATGTATGTGAACGCCCTGAACCTGTTTGGTAGAGACTGTGGATTCGGTGAGTCAGCCGTAGCCGTCCGTCTGGCGCATCATAGACGATGGCTAGAATCAGTTCTTTATCCTTCGAAAAAACCAGAAATACCAGATGACTCGGACCAGGTTATATTTCTGAACGAAGCACTGGAGGAAGGAGATAACTGTACAGCACCGAACTATGTCCCCGGTGTTTGTGTAAACGTACGTTTCTGTCCGAAAGTGGTGCTAGACTTTAAGAGTCGCCGTGAAATGCATTTCTGGAATACGGGGTCGCTGGTATGCTGCCCGCATCGATACATacgcgaagaaaaaaatgatgatgccgaGGAGATAGACGCTTGTGAACGTCATGAAGATACAAAcatcgatgaagaagaaggaagcgaagacTACAGAAGTGCATCGTTATCGCATGTG GTTTCAATCGTTTGGCAATATGGTAATGAGGAACGCATCTGCAGTGGAACAATCATCGCAAATCGAACGGTGCTAACAGCTGCGAGCTGCGTAGATGCTTCTGCTCTTCCAGACTATATTCAAGCTGACCATCCTTCTCTAGAGATGCAGTTGCGGATGATCCCGGCAGAAATT GACGTCTCGTGCTTGCTTATGGAGAAACGTAACGCACACACCATTCATGATGGAACAACTCGTTATAG CTGA